Proteins found in one Brevibacillus brevis genomic segment:
- a CDS encoding nucleoside hydrolase, producing the protein MAKKHRLIIEFCGGFGQGLALLYALRSSDVQVAGIICRDTQSSLASKLIDFAQPGYEIPIVTGARQPLFSGTVETTTSEGVRLLAETTQDEESELTLVTFDRLTTLALAVARDPLLASKFTRIVVQGGAIRVPGDVTAIAETNMHGDPEAAALVLAARLPLVLVPFDTTSSFRLTEEQVHMLGSLAEAVGLIDRTTMSDMQFATSARGLHAWIAMLVALSPDKMRTEQMKLSVECKSELSRGAILADLRAKPSVGTDTAVCVEVEMAEAERWLQTVLDQGGL; encoded by the coding sequence GTGGCAAAAAAACACCGGTTGATCATCGAGTTTTGCGGTGGATTTGGACAAGGGCTGGCCTTGCTGTATGCTTTGCGATCGTCTGATGTTCAAGTAGCAGGAATCATTTGCAGAGACACGCAGTCAAGCTTGGCTAGCAAACTGATTGATTTTGCACAGCCAGGTTATGAAATTCCAATCGTTACAGGTGCCAGGCAGCCGCTTTTCTCAGGAACGGTAGAAACGACCACCTCGGAAGGTGTACGACTCCTTGCAGAAACCACGCAAGATGAGGAAAGTGAATTGACGCTCGTGACGTTTGATCGTTTGACGACGCTAGCTCTGGCTGTCGCGCGTGATCCATTGTTGGCCAGTAAATTTACGAGAATCGTGGTGCAGGGTGGAGCGATACGCGTACCAGGAGATGTAACGGCTATTGCCGAAACAAACATGCATGGTGATCCGGAAGCAGCTGCGCTCGTTTTGGCAGCACGCTTGCCGCTTGTGCTCGTTCCATTCGATACAACCAGCTCGTTTCGTCTGACGGAAGAGCAAGTACATATGCTAGGAAGTCTCGCAGAAGCAGTTGGTCTAATCGATAGAACGACGATGTCGGACATGCAGTTCGCGACTTCTGCTCGTGGGTTACATGCATGGATAGCGATGCTCGTGGCTCTCTCGCCTGATAAAATGCGAACCGAGCAGATGAAGCTCTCAGTCGAATGCAAAAGTGAATTATCACGGGGTGCCATTCTAGCTGATCTACGGGCAAAACCGAGTGTAGGAACCGATACGGCTGTATGTGTTGAGGTTGAGATGGCAGAGGCAGAGCGCTGGCTGCAAACCGTTTTGGATCAGGGAGGGTTATAA
- a CDS encoding nucleoside hydrolase, whose translation MEKIILDVDTGIDDALAIAYAVHSPALEVCGITTTFGNITVEEATRNTLQVLELLGASAIPVYQGASKPIVRDLTGKARLFHGENGLGNVILPDPSTTAQPQCATQFLISAIKENPHELTLVTVGSMTNLARAIMAAPEIVSLVKRVVVMGGAVTEPGNRTPVAEANICADPEAAAYVFQSGIPVTLVGLDVTMQTLLTREHLQEWRAKDTRLSHVFADMCEVYMNAYATVGNLRGCGLHDPLAVGVVIDPTFVKSVPMHVAVDTSGGASDARTIGDRREHPAQPPNVDVCLEVDHERFVSHFLQYVLGR comes from the coding sequence ATGGAAAAAATCATTTTGGATGTAGATACCGGGATTGATGATGCGCTGGCGATTGCTTATGCCGTTCACTCGCCTGCTCTTGAAGTGTGTGGGATTACCACGACTTTTGGCAATATTACGGTGGAGGAAGCAACACGCAATACCTTACAGGTGCTCGAGCTGCTGGGTGCGTCTGCGATTCCTGTCTATCAGGGGGCATCGAAGCCGATTGTTCGCGACCTTACAGGAAAAGCAAGGCTATTCCACGGTGAAAACGGGCTAGGCAATGTGATCCTTCCAGATCCATCGACAACGGCTCAGCCACAGTGTGCCACACAATTTCTCATCTCTGCGATTAAGGAAAATCCTCACGAATTGACGCTCGTGACCGTCGGGAGCATGACTAATTTGGCGAGGGCGATTATGGCTGCTCCAGAAATCGTATCCCTTGTCAAACGAGTGGTCGTGATGGGGGGAGCTGTAACGGAGCCGGGGAATCGCACGCCTGTAGCGGAGGCGAATATTTGCGCTGATCCGGAAGCTGCAGCGTACGTCTTCCAGTCTGGTATTCCCGTGACGCTGGTAGGCCTGGATGTGACGATGCAAACGCTGCTTACCCGCGAACATTTGCAGGAATGGAGAGCGAAGGATACACGCTTAAGCCATGTTTTCGCGGATATGTGCGAGGTTTACATGAATGCCTACGCGACAGTGGGCAACTTGCGCGGCTGCGGTCTGCATGATCCGTTGGCGGTAGGTGTCGTCATTGATCCAACGTTTGTGAAGTCAGTCCCAATGCATGTTGCGGTAGATACGTCCGGGGGAGCCAGTGATGCCCGTACGATTGGAGACAGACGGGAACATCCAGCCCAGCCGCCGAATGTGGATGTGTGTCTGGAAGTTGATCATGAACGCTTTGTCAGCCATTTTTTACAATATGTTTTAGGTAGGTAA
- the mscL gene encoding large conductance mechanosensitive channel protein MscL: protein MLKEFKEFALKGNVMDLAVGVVIGGAFGKIVTSLVNDIITPLIGLLLGKVDFSGLFINLSGVPYKTIAEAKAAHAATLNYGLFLNSVIDFVIIAFSIFIVIKQLNRFKRKQEVEKAPETTKECPHCISAIPIKATRCPNCTSMLETKGTALAPE, encoded by the coding sequence ATGTTAAAAGAGTTTAAAGAGTTTGCGTTAAAAGGAAATGTCATGGATCTCGCTGTCGGTGTTGTTATTGGTGGGGCTTTTGGTAAAATTGTTACCTCACTCGTTAATGACATTATTACCCCATTGATCGGATTACTTCTTGGCAAGGTAGATTTCTCCGGTTTGTTCATCAATTTGAGCGGGGTTCCTTATAAGACGATCGCTGAAGCAAAAGCAGCTCATGCTGCCACGCTGAACTACGGGTTGTTCCTCAACTCTGTGATTGATTTTGTCATTATTGCCTTTTCTATTTTTATCGTCATCAAACAGCTCAACCGTTTCAAACGCAAGCAAGAAGTGGAGAAAGCACCAGAGACAACGAAAGAGTGCCCGCATTGCATCTCCGCGATTCCAATCAAGGCTACGCGCTGCCCGAACTGCACCTCCATGCTGGAGACAAAAGGAACGGCATTGGCACCCGAATAA
- a CDS encoding YheC/YheD family protein, with translation MHDVISSSKWSLHQFFSKSPYIRPYLPPTSLYQPESLDSYVAKYSTVYIKPTRTHMGKGIIRVWKTDSGGYQFVKERGEPMQADSLADLKQKLAAQCTEKNYVIQKGLDLAEIDGRPFDIRVMMMRNGLGKWQYAGMLAKVAGADSIITNVARGGGYAVTVPHALKKSGAVTPDKIKSIVSQLIQISHRVCAHFNKYRHSAQIGVDFAIDKAGNLSIIEVNYDFPSHGLFAKLKDKTYYHTIKRLHYQYKNRVKRKQRKA, from the coding sequence GTGCATGATGTGATCTCCTCCTCCAAGTGGAGTCTTCATCAGTTCTTTTCAAAAAGTCCTTACATTCGCCCTTACCTGCCGCCTACTTCTTTATATCAGCCCGAAAGCTTGGATTCGTATGTAGCGAAGTATTCTACTGTCTATATCAAACCGACGAGAACCCATATGGGAAAAGGGATTATTCGCGTCTGGAAAACGGATAGCGGGGGCTATCAATTTGTGAAGGAGCGCGGAGAGCCTATGCAGGCAGATTCTTTAGCTGACTTGAAGCAGAAGCTTGCCGCTCAATGCACAGAAAAAAATTATGTCATACAAAAAGGGCTGGATTTAGCTGAAATCGACGGTCGTCCCTTTGACATTCGTGTCATGATGATGCGCAATGGCTTGGGCAAATGGCAATATGCCGGCATGCTAGCCAAGGTCGCTGGTGCCGACAGCATTATTACCAATGTAGCTCGCGGCGGCGGATATGCCGTCACAGTCCCGCATGCCTTGAAAAAGTCTGGAGCTGTCACGCCCGACAAAATAAAAAGTATCGTCTCTCAGTTGATCCAAATCAGTCACCGCGTATGTGCCCACTTTAATAAATATCGGCACAGCGCGCAAATCGGCGTCGATTTTGCCATTGATAAAGCTGGAAACCTCTCCATTATTGAGGTCAATTACGACTTTCCTTCCCACGGGCTGTTTGCCAAGCTCAAAGACAAGACTTATTACCATACGATTAAAAGACTTCACTATCAGTATAAAAACCGCGTGAAACGAAAACAGAGGAAGGCATAA
- a CDS encoding AraC family transcriptional regulator, producing the protein MRLYRPVQPPTLQRANVQNEYRYREYMPNKSLANYIACYWVSEYNGEGIAHASRVIPDGCVDIIFNLRATSVKKGAFLTGLMRTYEDMLVTEPQSLIGIRFYAEGAARFLHYPVAMINGHHPNLEDIWGKEADEVIEGLLEASDTAERIVLLERELIKRMWMDDPADPLLLTSMNYLYEYRGNLSMGALAEKVNYSERTLRRTFQQQLGMSPKELGRIIQFQGLLQMLAKGTRTSFTDAALQCGYYDQSHLIKSFHTFYGVAPSKIVSPDRVNR; encoded by the coding sequence ATGCGGCTATATCGCCCAGTGCAACCTCCGACTCTGCAACGAGCGAACGTCCAAAATGAGTACCGTTACCGAGAGTACATGCCCAATAAAAGCTTGGCGAACTATATCGCCTGCTACTGGGTCTCAGAGTACAACGGCGAGGGTATCGCACATGCGAGCCGAGTCATTCCGGATGGCTGCGTCGATATCATTTTCAATCTCAGAGCTACTTCTGTAAAGAAGGGGGCATTTCTAACGGGACTGATGCGGACGTACGAAGACATGCTAGTAACCGAACCACAATCTTTGATCGGCATTCGATTTTACGCTGAGGGAGCGGCCCGCTTTTTGCACTACCCCGTCGCCATGATCAACGGACATCATCCCAATCTGGAAGACATCTGGGGCAAAGAGGCGGATGAGGTGATAGAAGGCTTGCTTGAAGCCTCCGACACGGCGGAGCGAATCGTTTTGTTGGAGCGGGAGCTTATCAAACGAATGTGGATGGATGATCCAGCAGACCCGTTGCTATTGACAAGCATGAACTATTTGTATGAATACAGAGGAAATCTTTCCATGGGAGCGCTCGCTGAGAAAGTGAATTACAGCGAGAGAACCTTGCGCAGGACGTTTCAACAGCAATTGGGTATGAGCCCGAAGGAACTCGGACGAATCATTCAATTTCAAGGGCTGCTGCAAATGCTGGCAAAGGGAACGCGCACTTCGTTTACAGATGCCGCTCTCCAGTGTGGCTATTACGATCAGTCGCACTTGATCAAGAGCTTTCACACTTTTTACGGTGTAGCTCCAAGCAAAATTGTCTCGCCAGATCGTGTGAATCGATAG
- a CDS encoding MmcQ/YjbR family DNA-binding protein — MNEQTLDTYCRKQPGATHDYQMDWECDRYQVGGKIFAMIGGDSKGVRILTLKCDPMRAEELRETYEGIVPGYHMNKSHWNSVYLDADIPEGLWERMIEHAYETVLQKLPKRVQQEIKSEQE, encoded by the coding sequence GTGAATGAACAAACATTGGATACATACTGCCGGAAGCAGCCCGGTGCCACCCATGACTATCAGATGGATTGGGAATGCGATCGTTACCAAGTCGGAGGCAAAATATTTGCGATGATCGGGGGCGATTCCAAAGGTGTTCGCATCCTCACCTTGAAATGCGACCCGATGCGTGCGGAGGAATTGCGCGAGACATATGAAGGGATCGTACCTGGCTATCACATGAATAAATCCCATTGGAATTCTGTCTACTTGGACGCTGACATTCCCGAAGGCTTATGGGAAAGGATGATCGAGCATGCGTACGAAACGGTGCTCCAAAAACTGCCCAAGCGCGTCCAGCAAGAAATCAAGAGTGAACAGGAGTGA
- a CDS encoding VOC family protein: protein MGIKLDMVGIVVQDMKKALDFYRVLGFDIPEGANEEPHVEVAQDGVRLAFDTMEVAKGVYGGWEAPVGHRIELAFLCGDAAELDGLYTKIVSQGYESHREPWDAFWGQRYAIVKDPDGNLISLFA, encoded by the coding sequence GTGGGAATCAAGCTTGATATGGTAGGGATTGTCGTACAGGACATGAAAAAAGCGTTGGACTTCTATCGGGTACTCGGTTTCGATATACCCGAAGGTGCAAATGAAGAGCCGCATGTGGAGGTAGCGCAGGACGGTGTTCGTCTCGCCTTTGATACAATGGAAGTTGCCAAGGGTGTATATGGAGGATGGGAAGCACCTGTCGGGCATCGGATTGAGCTGGCTTTTTTGTGTGGGGATGCTGCGGAGCTTGATGGGCTGTACACGAAAATCGTTTCCCAAGGATACGAGAGTCACCGTGAGCCATGGGATGCGTTCTGGGGGCAGCGGTATGCCATCGTGAAAGACCCGGATGGGAACTTGATCAGTTTGTTTGCCTAA
- a CDS encoding anhydro-N-acetylmuramic acid kinase → MDQPANLLDYRAKNEHVLIGLMSGTSLDGIDAALVEIRTDEQGEIENVTLRDFFYMPYSDDLREWVMNLCSVETARVDQLTAVHYGLSEWYAYAVQQLLQKAGVTTAEVDAVCMHGQTIWHVAGRTPFPGPQGMTQVRASLQIGELSTLAERTDIPVVGNFRARDLAADGEGAPLVPYADYILFRHPQKGRLLQNIGGIANVTLLPASAAIDQVVAFDTGPGNMIMDQIVQLMTNGQMRYDEGGKLAANGTVSSVLLEKWLKDPYYQIKPPKSTGREVYGRAFAQELFHDANQIGISQTDLLATVTALTATTIANAYMQFVLPTTKVEEVIVSGGGAHNQTLLSMLQRQLPTGMTVMTAQQFGMPDDAKEAVAFAILGHETLMGRPSNVPSVTGAKRAVPLGNICF, encoded by the coding sequence ATGGATCAACCTGCAAATTTGCTCGATTATCGTGCGAAAAATGAGCATGTACTCATCGGCCTCATGTCGGGTACTTCGCTGGATGGCATTGATGCCGCACTCGTAGAAATCCGCACGGATGAACAGGGCGAGATCGAAAATGTGACTCTCCGCGATTTTTTTTATATGCCATACTCCGATGACTTGCGTGAGTGGGTCATGAATCTGTGTAGTGTAGAGACAGCGAGAGTGGATCAGCTGACTGCGGTTCATTACGGCTTATCTGAATGGTATGCCTATGCGGTACAGCAGTTGTTGCAAAAAGCTGGTGTCACGACAGCGGAAGTAGACGCAGTCTGTATGCACGGACAAACCATTTGGCATGTTGCCGGGCGGACGCCATTTCCCGGACCACAAGGAATGACACAGGTCAGGGCGTCCTTGCAAATCGGCGAGCTGTCCACACTGGCTGAGCGTACGGATATACCGGTAGTGGGAAACTTCCGCGCTCGAGACTTGGCTGCTGATGGAGAAGGTGCACCGCTTGTTCCGTATGCGGACTATATTTTGTTCCGCCATCCGCAAAAAGGCAGACTGCTGCAAAACATTGGTGGAATCGCCAATGTCACATTGCTTCCTGCAAGTGCAGCTATCGATCAGGTCGTCGCTTTTGATACGGGCCCTGGCAATATGATCATGGATCAAATCGTCCAGCTCATGACCAACGGACAGATGAGGTATGACGAGGGTGGCAAGCTGGCCGCAAACGGCACCGTCTCTTCAGTGTTACTGGAAAAATGGCTGAAAGACCCTTATTACCAGATCAAGCCACCGAAAAGCACAGGCCGCGAAGTATACGGCAGAGCTTTTGCCCAAGAGCTGTTCCATGATGCGAATCAAATCGGGATCAGTCAGACGGATCTGTTGGCAACCGTGACAGCATTGACTGCTACGACAATTGCGAACGCCTACATGCAATTCGTATTACCAACAACCAAAGTGGAGGAAGTAATTGTCTCAGGGGGAGGCGCTCATAACCAGACGCTTCTCTCCATGCTGCAGCGTCAATTGCCGACAGGAATGACCGTGATGACGGCGCAGCAGTTTGGGATGCCTGACGATGCGAAGGAAGCCGTCGCTTTTGCCATTTTGGGTCATGAGACACTAATGGGACGACCATCCAATGTGCCATCCGTAACAGGGGCGAAGAGGGCCGTGCCGTTAGGAAATATATGCTTCTAA
- a CDS encoding ABC transporter substrate-binding protein, producing MKKRVLAGFFLSLSLVLSACSGGGTAPAEQGKSAEGQAKTELIVAAEQEPVGYDPHKVPAASSVRVYALIYDSLTKLDENMNIIPNLAEKWEIAPDGKTVTMFLQKGVKFHNGKDMTANDVKFSFERIMNPDTGSIAKSYFSSVEAIEVKDPTTVVFKLKNADASFVANTASAYASIVPAGSTDLTKEAIGTGPFKMEKSESGQYVLLKKNADYFNKELPKVESIKFQIMKDEAERLAAIRSGKVDISMVSADSAKLLEGKPGVQIKNYQSLEYSYLGMNVNKKPFDNPKVREAISYAVDRNQIIQTVWKGEATLTGPIAPALTNSALDPATYPTYKTDVEKAKQLLAEAGYPNGFETQIETAATYPDMVETAQVIQQQLKAIGINAKINQLEWGNYIDTWKSKDMNLMVGRNTSGVDADRSMRFFFSTTGSANVWNYSNPAYDELVQKALTTVDQAERKKLYDQAQSMLVADAPNLFLTSPKNYYAVRDNIDFTPSAAGEIYSLIKTSIK from the coding sequence GTGAAAAAACGAGTATTGGCAGGCTTTTTCTTATCATTGTCTCTCGTGCTTTCCGCTTGTTCTGGTGGAGGAACAGCACCCGCAGAGCAAGGCAAGTCAGCGGAAGGACAAGCAAAAACAGAACTGATCGTGGCAGCCGAGCAAGAGCCAGTGGGCTATGACCCCCACAAGGTTCCAGCGGCATCCAGTGTGCGCGTCTATGCGCTCATTTACGATAGCTTGACCAAGCTGGATGAGAACATGAACATCATACCGAATCTGGCAGAGAAGTGGGAGATTGCGCCGGACGGAAAAACGGTCACGATGTTCCTGCAAAAAGGCGTCAAATTCCACAATGGCAAAGACATGACGGCAAATGACGTAAAATTCAGCTTTGAGCGAATCATGAACCCAGACACGGGTTCGATCGCGAAATCGTATTTTTCCAGCGTAGAAGCAATTGAAGTGAAAGATCCAACGACGGTTGTCTTCAAGCTGAAAAATGCGGATGCCTCATTCGTTGCAAATACGGCAAGCGCCTATGCTTCTATCGTGCCAGCAGGCTCCACTGACCTGACCAAGGAAGCTATCGGTACTGGTCCATTCAAAATGGAAAAAAGTGAGTCGGGACAATATGTCCTACTGAAGAAAAATGCGGATTACTTCAATAAAGAACTGCCAAAGGTAGAGTCCATCAAGTTCCAAATTATGAAGGACGAGGCTGAGCGTCTCGCTGCAATTCGCTCCGGTAAAGTCGATATCAGCATGGTGTCTGCTGATTCTGCGAAGCTCTTGGAAGGCAAGCCAGGCGTACAGATCAAGAACTACCAATCCTTGGAGTACAGTTACCTGGGCATGAACGTAAACAAAAAGCCTTTTGACAATCCAAAAGTGCGCGAAGCAATCAGCTATGCCGTTGACCGTAACCAAATTATCCAGACTGTTTGGAAAGGGGAAGCGACTCTGACTGGTCCGATCGCTCCTGCTTTGACCAACTCGGCTTTGGACCCTGCTACTTATCCGACCTACAAAACAGACGTAGAAAAAGCGAAGCAATTGCTGGCGGAAGCGGGCTATCCAAACGGTTTCGAAACCCAAATCGAAACAGCAGCAACTTACCCAGACATGGTAGAAACGGCACAAGTGATTCAACAACAGCTCAAAGCAATCGGCATCAATGCAAAGATCAACCAGCTTGAGTGGGGGAACTACATCGATACGTGGAAATCCAAGGATATGAACTTGATGGTAGGCCGCAACACTTCTGGTGTAGATGCTGACCGTTCCATGCGTTTCTTCTTCTCGACAACTGGCTCTGCCAACGTGTGGAACTACTCCAACCCTGCCTACGATGAGCTGGTGCAAAAAGCACTGACGACAGTAGATCAAGCAGAGCGCAAAAAGCTGTATGATCAAGCACAATCCATGCTGGTAGCAGATGCACCCAACCTGTTCCTGACATCTCCGAAAAACTACTACGCGGTTCGAGACAACATCGATTTCACGCCGTCCGCAGCGGGTGAAATATACTCGCTGATCAAAACTTCGATTAAGTAA
- a CDS encoding ABC transporter permease: MGSYLIKRVASLIPILFGISVLIFTILHLVPGDPASIMLGTSATPEAIAALNKSMGLDQPLINQYLHWVTGILQGNFGVSVHTGEEILPQILKRFAITMQLTVFGVLIGWVLAIPFGILSAIRAHSKTDIVVRVFTLLGISVPNFAIGTLLLLGFSLYFNWFPPIDVVNFWDNPIEAFKVFILPATTMGIVVAAGVMRMTRSAFLETMDKDFIRTARAKGNSKWRIVMGHAFRNSSIPIVTIAGMQIGYLLGGSVIVEQLFSIPGLGQYILEGIYQRDYPVVQGGVLFVALVFVLVNLLIDLIYTWIDPRIKY, encoded by the coding sequence GTGGGATCTTATCTAATCAAACGTGTCGCCAGCCTGATTCCCATCCTGTTTGGCATATCCGTCTTGATCTTCACGATCCTGCATCTGGTGCCGGGCGATCCAGCTTCCATCATGCTAGGAACGAGTGCCACACCGGAAGCGATTGCGGCGTTGAATAAAAGCATGGGGTTAGATCAGCCTTTGATTAACCAGTACCTGCATTGGGTCACAGGAATCCTGCAAGGGAATTTTGGCGTATCGGTCCACACAGGAGAAGAGATTTTGCCCCAGATTCTCAAGCGCTTTGCCATTACCATGCAACTGACTGTATTTGGCGTTCTGATTGGGTGGGTGCTCGCGATTCCGTTCGGGATTCTCTCGGCTATTCGCGCTCATTCCAAAACAGACATCGTGGTTCGTGTGTTTACGCTACTAGGCATTTCTGTTCCGAACTTTGCCATCGGGACACTGCTCTTGCTCGGCTTTTCACTTTATTTCAACTGGTTCCCGCCTATTGATGTGGTGAACTTCTGGGATAATCCAATCGAGGCGTTCAAGGTATTCATTCTGCCTGCGACAACGATGGGGATTGTGGTGGCTGCTGGTGTGATGCGGATGACTCGTTCTGCATTTTTGGAAACCATGGACAAAGATTTTATACGGACAGCACGGGCCAAGGGTAACAGTAAATGGAGAATCGTCATGGGCCATGCGTTCCGCAACTCTTCGATTCCGATTGTGACGATCGCAGGTATGCAGATCGGTTACCTGCTGGGCGGGTCTGTGATCGTTGAGCAGTTGTTCTCGATTCCTGGTTTGGGCCAGTACATTCTGGAAGGAATTTATCAGCGGGATTATCCGGTTGTACAGGGAGGCGTTTTGTTCGTCGCTCTGGTGTTTGTCCTGGTCAATCTGCTCATCGACCTGATCTATACCTGGATTGATCCGCGTATCAAGTATTGA
- a CDS encoding ABC transporter permease has product MSTFRKRFLANKTAVFCSILLALLCLTAVLAPVLAPHDPTQMFQDHRMEGSSGEFLLGTDQFGRDLLSRIIYGARVSLVVGLSAVLVSVVFGTLFGLIAGYFGRWIDGFIMRCMDVLFAFPEILLALAIVAALGPGTFNTIMAIGIVNIPIFTRTVRGAVLSIKNLEYVESARAIGASTPRILFQEIFPNVTAPLLVQSSLAISGAILTESALSFLGLGIQPPDPSWGGMISEARRYMELAPGMIIWPCLAMTVTILACNMFGDAVRDILDPRHRGK; this is encoded by the coding sequence ATGAGCACATTTCGAAAGCGTTTTTTGGCGAATAAGACAGCCGTCTTCTGCTCCATTTTGCTGGCGTTGCTCTGTTTGACGGCAGTGCTGGCTCCGGTGTTGGCTCCGCATGACCCGACACAAATGTTTCAGGATCATCGGATGGAAGGCAGCTCGGGTGAGTTTTTGCTGGGTACGGACCAATTTGGTCGTGATCTTTTGAGCCGCATTATCTACGGTGCGCGCGTATCGCTGGTGGTTGGGCTTTCTGCCGTTCTTGTCAGCGTCGTTTTCGGTACGCTGTTTGGCTTGATCGCTGGCTACTTCGGGCGCTGGATTGACGGTTTTATCATGCGCTGTATGGACGTTCTGTTTGCTTTTCCGGAAATTTTGCTGGCGCTGGCGATTGTCGCCGCATTAGGGCCGGGAACCTTCAACACGATCATGGCCATCGGAATTGTGAACATCCCGATCTTCACCCGGACGGTGAGGGGAGCTGTTCTCTCTATCAAAAATCTGGAGTACGTAGAAAGCGCTCGTGCCATCGGTGCGAGTACACCGCGTATCTTGTTTCAAGAAATTTTTCCGAATGTAACGGCACCGCTGCTGGTTCAATCCTCTCTGGCGATTTCAGGTGCGATCCTGACAGAATCGGCCCTCAGCTTTTTGGGCTTGGGGATTCAGCCGCCAGACCCGTCATGGGGTGGGATGATTTCAGAGGCGCGCCGCTACATGGAGCTGGCTCCAGGCATGATCATCTGGCCATGTCTTGCCATGACGGTGACGATTCTTGCTTGCAACATGTTTGGGGATGCCGTCCGTGATATTCTCGACCCGCGTCATCGTGGGAAATAG
- a CDS encoding serine hydrolase domain-containing protein translates to MNVQQIRERMESSLTQGIHQGIFPGGAVSMLRKGAPAVMVCMGKTSYGQEGRPVHCQTLYDMASLTKVMVTLPLILISVQEGKLSLNDSATTYLPELASAHDQERKGQIKIIHLLTHTSGLPAWRPYFLLGKNREDYLRLIANESMLDAPGRNVVYSDLGFMLLGFLLERIWEEELDALSKRLIFQPSRMFHTSYLPLEQPRLQGMDIAATEKGNAFEQNMAVNFLSELAEARHPLALEWQQALTGYGWREGVISGTVHDCNAHYGLEGVSGHAGLFSTLADTERYIHIWTSGKASVQLDPTLCSLATRSLTDHSIHRRGLGWIISPTGGSLEQLAAGCSGGDLVSERAFGHTGFTGTSIWSDPERNVALITLTNRVHLVASPLIGAWRTAHHNRLFSVIKPDHTS, encoded by the coding sequence ATGAATGTGCAACAGATCAGAGAACGAATGGAGTCTAGTCTGACGCAAGGGATCCATCAGGGCATTTTTCCGGGAGGCGCTGTCAGCATGCTGCGAAAAGGCGCGCCTGCTGTGATGGTCTGCATGGGAAAAACAAGCTATGGACAAGAGGGAAGGCCGGTTCATTGTCAAACGCTGTATGATATGGCCTCCTTGACCAAGGTGATGGTGACCTTGCCGCTCATCCTCATCAGTGTGCAGGAAGGCAAGTTGTCGTTGAATGACTCGGCGACGACCTACTTGCCTGAATTAGCGAGCGCTCACGATCAGGAACGCAAAGGGCAGATTAAAATCATTCATCTGCTCACACATACATCGGGTCTTCCTGCATGGCGTCCGTACTTTTTGCTAGGGAAAAATCGGGAGGACTATTTGCGGCTCATCGCAAACGAGTCGATGCTGGATGCCCCGGGGCGTAATGTTGTGTACAGCGATCTGGGATTCATGCTGTTGGGCTTTTTACTGGAGCGCATCTGGGAGGAGGAACTGGACGCGCTTTCGAAGCGACTGATTTTTCAACCGAGCCGAATGTTTCATACAAGCTACTTGCCGCTGGAACAACCACGTCTGCAAGGAATGGACATTGCTGCTACGGAGAAGGGCAATGCCTTTGAACAAAATATGGCGGTGAATTTTTTATCGGAGCTAGCAGAAGCTAGACATCCTTTGGCGCTGGAGTGGCAGCAAGCTTTGACCGGATACGGTTGGCGAGAAGGAGTTATTAGTGGCACTGTTCACGATTGCAACGCCCACTATGGCTTGGAAGGTGTCAGCGGGCACGCCGGACTTTTTTCCACCTTGGCTGATACAGAGCGCTACATCCACATATGGACGAGTGGGAAGGCTTCCGTACAACTTGATCCGACGCTGTGTTCCTTGGCTACTCGCTCACTCACAGACCATTCGATTCATCGCAGAGGTTTGGGGTGGATCATTTCCCCGACAGGCGGTTCCTTGGAACAACTTGCCGCAGGCTGTAGTGGGGGAGACCTTGTTTCGGAACGCGCCTTTGGGCATACCGGCTTTACAGGAACGTCGATCTGGTCGGACCCGGAGAGAAACGTGGCGCTGATTACATTGACAAACCGCGTGCATCTTGTCGCGAGCCCGTTGATCGGGGCGTGGCGGACCGCTCACCATAACCGATTATTTTCTGTAATCAAACCTGACCACACATCCTGA